In Halorubellus sp. JP-L1, one DNA window encodes the following:
- the surE gene encoding 5'/3'-nucleotidase SurE has product MTSADADRSILLTNDDGIDSPGLHALADALDDHGDVTVVAPADDQSAVGRSMSTTAELTEHELGYAVEGTPTDCVVAGLTEFIDDPDLVVAGCNRGANLGHYVLGRSGTVSAAVEAAFFGLPAIATSLYVPIPGDVQFSDVQPEKEDYREAATATAYLVEHALDTGVFDHADYLNVNAPIPENGPAEMEITRPSHSYHMDATHDDGRIVLHDHIWERMASGDVPDEPGTDRYAIVNGNVSVSPLTAPHTTEHHDALDALAETYTGR; this is encoded by the coding sequence ATGACAAGCGCCGACGCCGACCGCTCGATCCTCCTCACGAACGACGACGGCATCGACAGCCCCGGCCTCCACGCGCTCGCCGACGCCCTCGACGACCACGGCGACGTCACCGTCGTCGCCCCAGCAGACGACCAGAGCGCCGTCGGCCGAAGCATGTCCACAACCGCCGAACTCACCGAGCACGAACTCGGGTACGCGGTCGAGGGCACTCCCACGGACTGCGTCGTCGCCGGCCTCACGGAGTTCATCGACGACCCAGACCTCGTCGTCGCCGGCTGCAACCGCGGCGCGAACCTCGGCCACTACGTTCTCGGACGCTCCGGTACCGTCTCAGCTGCCGTCGAAGCCGCGTTCTTCGGCCTCCCGGCAATCGCCACGAGTCTCTACGTCCCCATTCCCGGCGACGTCCAGTTCTCTGACGTCCAACCCGAGAAGGAAGACTACCGCGAAGCGGCCACCGCAACCGCGTACCTCGTCGAGCACGCCCTGGACACCGGCGTCTTCGACCACGCGGACTATTTGAACGTCAACGCCCCCATCCCCGAGAACGGCCCCGCGGAAATGGAGATCACGCGTCCCTCGCACTCCTACCACATGGACGCCACCCACGACGACGGCCGCATCGTCCTCCACGACCACATCTGGGAGCGCATGGCCAGCGGCGACGTCCCAGACGAACCCGGAACCGACCGCTACGCGATCGTCAACGGGAACGTCAGCGTCTCTCCACTCACCGCCCCCCACACGACCGAACACCACGACGCACTCGACGCCCTCGCAGAGACCTATACCGGACGATAA
- a CDS encoding PKD domain-containing protein, giving the protein MDWKIVVAALLVTTSATPGLLHAPPNAPPNVDAGLDQHVRAGATVLLDGHESSDPDGQIETYAWQIETPDGERIEPDCPDCARTRFEATTVGTYNVSLTVTDDDGAASTDHLYVTVTADDGPSVSVTGSDQTTSGSSVTFDANATPGSEPITDVSWAVDGKAVQPVDDTTFTRSFADTGSRQITVTVTDDIGRTNSATHQLEVTDPSPDPGNGTTPGPGTPPPNGTTPPSDPVITPDPNPENGTDPPNQGEPGAPPQSPGDGSDGNGTNATLATKYDPAISGPRLVTGDEPLDAAYEVTGAPPASKITRIQWRVNGDPATSAFAIQTTWTPGDHTIEATLFYDDGSSDVARFPDGTTDVVADPAPEPSLSSITTDATRLTGDFIATDGYGNLEDVTVTIDGAQVFDGDYPPQRALQPTRVEDNYRYDDITPETEYTIKLTTTDARNQTRTATRTITTDDGPEILSIGFRNDPVDSYHPRIDSDRYTATHVVKIDLNGYDQHKVSVENLELVDGFRRLDEKSRSYNKDTDILMVTSDWSGHTPGSYYISTAVKTGGETISEKESDFRVTPSPPELRITSPTEGTKRVVQNWAMVVDASQSFDPDGHNLRIDWLEGASSLQQRKWVATLEPTDEAGVRLKDESGAYTEEQDSFLPYYVPRISGIQEETVGPYNGSEDVVMTVQTKSYAFTKNTNRYNITLDARTNSTAVDILSVEKRKVPIEDVEGNNAIKDRLHKWAVKVRVQAGALEDGEHWLTLYNEENPERIYVSEELGDVDLRSSKEKRGLNVTSTAYEVVNESGRVTRKVTEQDTYERLTEDGWVREATTDVVESVEVETKEAEEYTETRRRNFESKSGARRFAGLRDEWSYEGSESYEETEEKIKQRWTRDPAAGRPTGSTRRVVTNPNAYVKQRQYEYTTTEEVTTWKDVSKTITINTTEEETITSVECRQFAGCHVETETVTKVVTKQVTRNIRKQVTETEQTTHSYWAKRARSPSHDFTGETRHHRTEPREYATEYLVNTPVTNTKTRQRYVVSRQITETREKWTFMTEVASLEKARSLAVGEDTRIGTIERDTEWTLSKNETVTEVVRTYDDKENVNTTFATVEGTLVYGPNSGEMRPFSINIELSGYASKDEIIDVAMNRTITCERETGTCHE; this is encoded by the coding sequence ATGGACTGGAAGATTGTGGTGGCGGCCCTCCTCGTCACCACGTCGGCAACCCCCGGCCTCTTGCATGCACCCCCGAACGCTCCGCCGAACGTCGACGCCGGACTCGACCAGCACGTTCGAGCCGGCGCAACCGTCCTCCTCGACGGACACGAAAGCAGCGACCCAGACGGGCAGATCGAGACCTACGCCTGGCAGATCGAGACTCCGGACGGAGAGCGCATCGAACCCGACTGTCCGGACTGCGCCCGCACGCGTTTCGAAGCCACAACAGTCGGGACGTACAACGTTTCTCTCACTGTAACCGACGACGATGGAGCAGCTAGCACCGATCACCTCTACGTGACTGTGACCGCCGACGACGGACCGAGCGTCTCCGTTACCGGCTCGGACCAGACGACGTCGGGTTCGTCTGTCACGTTCGACGCGAACGCGACCCCCGGCAGCGAACCCATTACCGACGTCTCCTGGGCCGTCGACGGGAAGGCCGTCCAACCCGTGGACGACACCACGTTCACGCGGTCGTTCGCCGACACCGGCAGCCGACAGATCACCGTCACGGTGACCGACGATATCGGACGAACGAACAGCGCCACCCACCAACTGGAAGTCACCGACCCCAGCCCAGATCCCGGAAACGGAACGACACCAGGTCCAGGGACACCACCACCGAATGGCACCACACCACCGAGCGACCCAGTCATCACTCCCGACCCCAACCCGGAAAACGGAACCGACCCACCAAACCAGGGCGAGCCCGGAGCACCCCCTCAGTCGCCCGGTGACGGCTCCGACGGCAACGGCACGAACGCCACACTCGCAACCAAGTACGACCCTGCGATCTCGGGGCCTCGGCTCGTTACCGGCGACGAACCCCTCGATGCGGCATACGAAGTCACAGGCGCACCACCCGCATCGAAGATCACTCGCATCCAGTGGCGCGTCAACGGCGACCCCGCCACCAGCGCGTTCGCCATCCAGACCACGTGGACGCCCGGCGACCACACCATCGAAGCAACCCTCTTCTACGACGACGGCAGCAGCGACGTCGCACGCTTCCCGGACGGCACCACGGACGTCGTCGCCGACCCAGCACCAGAACCCTCGCTCTCGTCGATCACCACCGACGCAACTCGACTCACCGGCGACTTCATCGCAACCGACGGGTACGGCAACCTCGAGGACGTCACCGTCACCATCGACGGCGCTCAAGTCTTCGACGGGGACTACCCACCACAACGAGCCCTCCAACCAACTCGCGTCGAGGACAACTACCGATACGACGACATTACCCCCGAGACGGAGTATACCATCAAACTCACCACAACGGACGCACGCAACCAGACCCGAACCGCCACCCGAACCATCACTACCGACGACGGCCCGGAGATACTCTCCATCGGCTTCCGGAACGACCCAGTCGACTCGTACCACCCACGAATCGACAGCGATCGCTACACTGCGACGCACGTCGTGAAGATCGATCTGAACGGGTACGACCAACACAAAGTATCCGTCGAGAATCTGGAGCTCGTCGATGGATTCCGCCGGCTGGATGAAAAGTCGAGATCGTATAACAAGGATACGGACATATTAATGGTTACATCGGACTGGAGTGGTCATACCCCCGGGTCCTATTATATATCAACCGCCGTGAAAACTGGCGGTGAAACCATCTCGGAGAAAGAATCCGATTTTCGAGTAACGCCGAGTCCGCCAGAACTTCGCATTACGTCACCGACTGAGGGAACAAAAAGAGTAGTGCAGAACTGGGCGATGGTAGTTGATGCAAGTCAATCATTCGATCCTGACGGTCATAATCTACGCATCGATTGGCTTGAAGGGGCAAGCTCGTTGCAACAACGGAAGTGGGTTGCGACGTTGGAGCCTACGGATGAGGCTGGCGTTCGTTTAAAAGACGAATCTGGAGCGTACACTGAGGAACAGGATAGTTTCTTACCGTACTACGTGCCTCGGATTTCTGGAATACAAGAAGAGACGGTTGGACCATACAACGGAAGTGAGGATGTCGTAATGACGGTCCAAACGAAGTCCTATGCGTTCACGAAGAATACGAACCGATACAACATCACGCTCGATGCGAGGACTAACTCGACGGCGGTAGATATTCTATCCGTCGAGAAGCGAAAGGTTCCGATAGAGGACGTCGAGGGGAATAATGCAATCAAGGATCGTTTGCACAAGTGGGCCGTCAAGGTTCGCGTACAGGCGGGAGCGCTTGAGGATGGAGAACACTGGCTCACGTTATACAACGAGGAGAATCCAGAGCGAATCTACGTGTCGGAGGAACTGGGTGACGTGGATTTGCGGTCTTCGAAGGAGAAACGTGGTCTAAATGTGACAAGTACGGCATACGAGGTGGTAAACGAAAGTGGGAGAGTGACTCGAAAGGTGACTGAGCAGGATACCTACGAACGACTGACCGAGGACGGCTGGGTGCGAGAGGCTACTACCGATGTGGTCGAATCGGTTGAAGTCGAGACGAAAGAAGCCGAAGAGTACACTGAGACCCGGCGGCGGAACTTCGAGTCGAAGAGTGGTGCTCGACGGTTCGCTGGCTTACGTGACGAATGGTCGTACGAGGGCTCGGAATCCTACGAGGAAACCGAGGAGAAGATCAAGCAGAGGTGGACGCGCGATCCGGCCGCTGGAAGACCGACGGGGAGTACGCGGAGAGTCGTCACGAACCCGAACGCGTACGTCAAACAGCGACAGTACGAATATACGACGACGGAAGAAGTTACGACTTGGAAGGACGTATCCAAGACGATTACGATAAATACGACGGAAGAAGAGACCATTACCAGCGTGGAATGTCGCCAATTCGCCGGCTGCCACGTCGAGACGGAGACCGTCACGAAGGTGGTGACGAAGCAGGTAACACGAAATATCCGAAAGCAGGTCACTGAGACAGAGCAGACAACCCACTCTTATTGGGCGAAGCGGGCTCGATCGCCATCTCACGATTTCACTGGTGAGACCCGACACCACCGGACCGAACCTCGGGAGTACGCAACCGAGTATCTGGTCAATACACCGGTTACGAACACGAAGACCCGCCAGCGATACGTCGTGTCCCGCCAGATCACGGAGACACGAGAGAAGTGGACGTTCATGACGGAAGTGGCTTCGTTAGAGAAGGCACGCTCTCTTGCAGTCGGGGAAGACACACGAATCGGGACTATCGAACGCGATACCGAATGGACGCTCAGCAAGAACGAAACCGTCACCGAGGTCGTCCGGACGTACGACGACAAGGAGAACGTCAATACGACGTTCGCTACCGTGGAGGGGACGCTCGTGTACGGTCCGAACTCCGGAGAGATGCGACCGTTCTCAATTAATATTGAACTAAGTGGTTACGCAAGCAAAGACGAAATCATAGACGTTGCCATGAACCGAACGATCACCTGCGAGCGGGAGACGGGGACCTGTCATGAATAA
- a CDS encoding methyl-accepting chemotaxis protein, with translation MKFGIALLLMGVVVATIGLVATGAITDQVQTSVNDGLDNVANQQAQNLVAWHEKNVAIITSLTQSQGINDATSDSDVGDVLDDRVSDFPNGMRIHYVNTQTGTVNASTTTRFDGMRLSELDEPWATENISGTQGAVTERYTIDYMLTGENESAVAYTHSLPGRANLVVVYVVNTDSFSETLEQGDGQFTTVYDHRTGGVTFASDSELVGAAYDDDTVVQGVTNNVTSSGNNHVLEMGVPTGSVAGFVPAGYEDDEYVVSYSKVDAEGTDWYVLTHTPISEAYGFVQDVEQWGLGATLGAIAIMLLIGMILGRNTATAIDRLTSKTEKMEQGELEVDFETKRIDSIGRLYDGFAEMRDALRERIQEARDAREEAELARAEAEQMNQHLERKADEYADVMQACAAGDLTQRLDGESESDAMVEIAMEFNEMIGEIERTTAHLKNFANEVATSSEEVTASSEEVRSASEQVTESIQQISDGAERQNDSLQDVSQEMSGLSTTIEEIASSSNEVADLAERTAETGRDGRDAAEEAIDRITELEDEREVVTDQMGQLEDEMAQIDELIDFITEIAEQTNMLALNANIEAARSGESGEGFSVVAQEVKDLAEETKDAAEDIEKRLERIQDQTKQSVRGVEAASEQIAATTDAVEDTVEALDEIAGYAQETNTGVQEISAATEEQAASTEEVVAMVDEAATISEETTAEAENVAAAAEEQTTALTEVSRSASDLANQASRLSEALDRFDTDAGDATGFEMDAADLLANTETDVDVEAEAVAAVGELSDDATNAAELDASDATTDDGATDDDGADTVAGREREDDSTSEPVSAEPSPGADSPFADRSDESEGDADASATPLADVPDEPVGDASDDGGVGGDELGSPATFDEESADDEPTDGPSFEETLDDPVDDTQSDVDPLADATDSSTDESDTTDSRDDPTEVEADAATDAQSDWNPDSTPESEADPLDDGVEDALDFDEDPLADDTEDANVAGDAADSDDGDGAGGDDGDVNEFDDDDPLAGANDIDFGSDTAGVDDESDDDTDAEANGSDDGDGDDEPDEDDMFSFAQTNPDEDDD, from the coding sequence TTGAAGTTCGGTATCGCACTTCTCCTCATGGGGGTCGTCGTTGCGACCATTGGATTGGTCGCCACCGGCGCAATCACCGACCAAGTCCAGACGTCCGTCAACGACGGACTGGACAACGTCGCGAACCAACAGGCGCAGAACCTCGTCGCGTGGCACGAGAAGAACGTCGCCATCATCACGTCGCTCACCCAATCACAGGGGATCAACGACGCGACGTCCGACAGCGACGTCGGTGACGTCCTCGACGACCGCGTGTCTGACTTCCCGAACGGCATGCGGATCCACTACGTCAACACGCAGACGGGGACCGTCAACGCATCCACCACCACGAGATTCGACGGGATGCGCCTGAGCGAACTCGACGAACCCTGGGCGACCGAGAACATCTCGGGGACCCAGGGCGCCGTCACCGAACGCTACACGATCGACTACATGCTCACCGGCGAGAACGAGTCCGCGGTCGCGTACACGCACTCGCTCCCCGGTCGCGCCAACCTCGTCGTCGTGTACGTCGTGAACACCGACAGCTTCAGTGAGACGCTCGAACAGGGCGACGGCCAGTTCACGACCGTCTACGACCACAGGACGGGTGGAGTCACGTTCGCGAGCGATAGCGAACTCGTCGGTGCCGCGTACGACGACGACACCGTCGTCCAGGGCGTTACGAACAACGTGACGTCCAGCGGCAACAACCACGTCCTCGAAATGGGCGTTCCGACCGGCTCCGTCGCAGGGTTCGTTCCCGCTGGCTACGAGGACGACGAGTACGTCGTCAGTTACTCCAAAGTCGACGCGGAAGGAACGGACTGGTACGTCCTCACGCACACGCCGATCAGCGAGGCGTACGGGTTCGTGCAGGACGTCGAACAGTGGGGGCTGGGCGCGACGCTAGGCGCCATCGCGATCATGCTCCTCATCGGGATGATCCTCGGTCGCAACACCGCGACCGCCATCGACCGACTGACGTCGAAGACCGAAAAGATGGAGCAGGGAGAACTCGAAGTCGACTTCGAGACCAAACGGATCGACAGCATCGGTCGTCTCTACGACGGGTTCGCGGAGATGCGCGACGCACTCCGCGAGCGGATCCAAGAGGCGAGGGACGCCCGCGAGGAGGCGGAGCTGGCCCGTGCCGAAGCCGAGCAGATGAATCAACATCTCGAACGGAAGGCCGACGAGTACGCGGACGTCATGCAGGCGTGCGCCGCCGGTGACCTCACGCAACGACTCGACGGCGAGTCCGAGTCCGACGCGATGGTCGAAATCGCGATGGAGTTCAACGAGATGATAGGCGAGATCGAGCGGACGACCGCGCACCTCAAGAACTTCGCGAACGAGGTCGCGACCTCCAGCGAGGAGGTCACGGCCTCCAGCGAGGAAGTGCGGTCCGCGAGCGAGCAAGTCACGGAATCCATCCAGCAGATTAGCGACGGTGCGGAACGCCAGAACGACAGCCTCCAGGACGTCAGTCAGGAGATGAGTGGCCTGTCGACGACCATCGAGGAGATCGCGTCCTCGTCGAACGAGGTCGCGGACCTCGCCGAGCGGACGGCGGAGACGGGTCGCGACGGCCGCGACGCAGCAGAAGAGGCGATCGATCGCATCACCGAGCTCGAGGACGAGCGCGAGGTCGTCACCGACCAGATGGGCCAGCTCGAGGACGAGATGGCGCAGATCGACGAGCTCATCGACTTCATTACGGAGATCGCCGAGCAGACGAACATGCTCGCGCTGAACGCGAACATCGAGGCGGCGCGCTCCGGGGAGTCCGGCGAAGGGTTCTCCGTCGTCGCCCAGGAGGTCAAGGACCTCGCGGAGGAGACGAAGGACGCCGCGGAGGACATCGAGAAGCGGCTGGAGCGCATCCAGGATCAGACCAAGCAGTCCGTGCGGGGCGTCGAAGCGGCGAGCGAGCAGATCGCGGCGACGACCGACGCGGTCGAGGACACCGTGGAAGCGCTCGACGAGATTGCGGGGTACGCCCAGGAGACGAACACGGGCGTCCAGGAGATCTCGGCGGCGACCGAAGAGCAGGCGGCGAGTACGGAGGAAGTGGTCGCGATGGTCGACGAGGCCGCGACCATCAGCGAGGAGACGACCGCGGAGGCGGAGAACGTCGCCGCCGCCGCCGAAGAGCAGACGACCGCGCTCACGGAAGTGTCGCGGAGTGCGAGCGACCTGGCGAACCAGGCGTCGCGGCTCTCCGAGGCGCTGGATCGCTTCGACACGGACGCCGGCGACGCGACCGGGTTCGAGATGGACGCCGCGGACCTCCTCGCAAACACGGAGACCGACGTGGACGTGGAAGCGGAGGCCGTCGCGGCCGTCGGCGAACTCAGCGACGACGCGACGAACGCAGCGGAGCTCGACGCGTCCGACGCCACCACCGACGATGGCGCCACCGACGACGATGGTGCCGACACCGTTGCTGGGCGAGAGCGCGAAGACGATTCGACGAGCGAGCCCGTCTCCGCGGAACCGAGTCCGGGTGCCGACAGCCCGTTCGCTGACCGCTCCGACGAATCCGAGGGTGACGCCGACGCGAGCGCCACCCCGCTCGCCGACGTCCCGGACGAACCAGTCGGCGATGCGTCCGACGACGGCGGCGTGGGCGGCGACGAACTCGGCAGTCCCGCAACGTTCGACGAGGAATCAGCGGACGACGAGCCGACGGATGGCCCGTCCTTCGAGGAAACTCTCGATGACCCAGTCGACGACACGCAGTCCGACGTCGACCCGCTCGCCGACGCGACGGACTCCAGCACGGACGAATCGGACACCACCGACTCTCGGGACGACCCGACCGAGGTCGAAGCGGACGCGGCGACCGACGCCCAGTCCGACTGGAATCCCGACTCGACGCCCGAATCGGAAGCCGACCCGCTCGACGACGGCGTCGAGGACGCCCTCGACTTCGACGAGGACCCGCTCGCCGACGACACCGAGGACGCCAACGTCGCAGGCGACGCGGCCGATAGCGACGACGGCGACGGAGCAGGTGGCGACGACGGTGACGTGAACGAGTTCGACGACGACGACCCGCTCGCCGGCGCGAACGACATCGACTTCGGCAGCGACACCGCCGGGGTCGACGACGAGTCCGACGACGACACCGACGCAGAAGCAAACGGCAGCGACGACGGCGACGGCGACGACGAACCGGACGAGGACGACATGTTCTCGTTCGCCCAGACCAACCCCGACGAAGACGACGACTGA
- a CDS encoding prephenate dehydrogenase/arogenate dehydrogenase family protein has product MRVLVVGAGRMGRWLGAAVDATVAFADADPDAAERAAAAVPDAERAPLDPGDDETTYDVVCVAVPLPAVDDAIATHAPRAERAVVDVGGEMAAPVAAMAEHAPGRERLSLHPLFAPENAPGSIAAVHDERGPVTDALRESLTAAGNDVFDTTVAEHDDAMASVQAATHAAILAWRLATEDVRDEFHTPLSRELADLAEHVTGQDSRVYADIADRYPDGRDALADAAARIADADRDAFLEAFADARARAERGTESPTEPPTDREHDQ; this is encoded by the coding sequence ATGCGAGTGCTCGTCGTCGGTGCCGGACGGATGGGCCGCTGGCTCGGCGCGGCCGTCGACGCCACGGTGGCGTTCGCGGACGCCGACCCGGACGCGGCCGAGCGTGCAGCGGCCGCCGTACCCGACGCCGAACGTGCACCACTCGATCCCGGGGACGACGAGACGACGTACGACGTGGTCTGCGTTGCGGTCCCGTTGCCGGCGGTCGACGACGCGATCGCGACCCACGCTCCTCGCGCCGAGCGGGCGGTCGTGGACGTCGGCGGCGAGATGGCGGCGCCCGTCGCCGCAATGGCCGAACACGCCCCCGGCCGAGAACGACTGAGTCTCCACCCCCTGTTCGCGCCGGAGAACGCGCCCGGGTCCATCGCCGCGGTCCACGACGAACGCGGCCCCGTCACGGACGCCCTCCGCGAGTCGCTCACAGCCGCCGGGAACGACGTCTTCGACACTACCGTCGCGGAGCACGACGACGCCATGGCGTCCGTGCAGGCGGCGACGCACGCCGCCATCCTCGCGTGGCGCCTCGCCACCGAGGATGTCCGCGACGAGTTCCACACGCCACTCTCGCGGGAACTCGCCGACCTCGCCGAGCACGTCACCGGCCAGGATTCGCGCGTGTATGCCGACATCGCCGACCGCTATCCGGACGGCCGCGACGCGCTCGCCGACGCCGCCGCACGAATCGCTGACGCCGACCGCGACGCGTTCCTCGAGGCGTTCGCCGACGCCCGAGCCCGCGCCGAACGGGGAACCGAGTCACCGACCGAACCACCCACCGACCGAGAGCACGACCAGTGA
- a CDS encoding SelT/SelW/SelH family protein — protein sequence MTTVEIEFCLPCGYLNRAEDVQHVLVQSFGETIDEVTLVPGDDGVFTVTANGTTVFDIADDDYDVDEIVRDVRQHA from the coding sequence ATGACGACCGTCGAAATCGAATTCTGCCTTCCCTGTGGGTACCTGAACCGTGCCGAAGACGTCCAGCACGTCCTCGTCCAATCCTTCGGCGAAACCATCGACGAAGTCACGCTCGTCCCCGGCGACGACGGCGTCTTCACCGTCACCGCCAACGGCACCACCGTCTTCGACATCGCAGACGACGACTACGACGTCGACGAGATCGTCCGCGACGTCAGACAGCACGCCTAA
- a CDS encoding class I SAM-dependent methyltransferase, which translates to MTDRDAIRNNAKYLQHVRPIDPEKICEYVDGHPHPAVVKRILHEEALDLGLVQRADGTFVPVSDDPVPHREGTVERFPIAYARTFEDELVAAYGPDWHRGDSGDALRTTIRRLKDDYFHQRDVTYDERAALAYGCYHLPDFYAAIQYVLRDLTEKHLLDHDLRILDVGAGVGGPALGINDALPDDALVDYHALEPSANADVLETMLAETGDNFHTTVHRDRAEAVDPTGIDIDGSADNPSEFDLVLFANVLNELEDPESVLETYANAVADDGALVALAPADENTATGLRTAERAVVQTTDATVYSPTVRLWAGQEPTDHGWTFDVKPDLDVPEFQRRLDDATPESDTEHTPGEFVNVDVQYAYSILRRDGARRLDVTASSSKYARMADTESHVPNRIKAIAVKLSHDLTDRDDANPLYKVGDGSQGTDHYAVLTNETALNDALAYADYGDLLTFDGVLALWNDDEQAYNLVVDEQTTVDHAPAPL; encoded by the coding sequence GTGACAGACAGAGACGCAATCCGGAACAACGCGAAGTACCTCCAGCACGTCCGCCCCATCGACCCCGAGAAGATCTGCGAGTACGTCGACGGCCACCCGCATCCCGCCGTCGTCAAGCGAATCCTCCACGAGGAAGCGCTCGACCTGGGACTCGTCCAGCGGGCCGACGGGACGTTCGTCCCCGTCAGCGACGACCCCGTCCCGCACCGCGAGGGAACCGTCGAACGCTTCCCCATCGCGTACGCGCGAACGTTCGAGGACGAGCTCGTCGCCGCCTACGGCCCGGACTGGCATCGCGGCGACAGCGGCGATGCGCTCCGCACGACCATCCGCCGCTTGAAGGACGACTACTTCCACCAGCGCGACGTCACGTACGACGAGCGGGCCGCACTCGCGTACGGCTGCTATCACCTCCCGGACTTCTACGCCGCCATCCAGTACGTCCTCCGTGACCTCACCGAGAAACACCTCCTCGACCACGACCTCCGCATCCTCGACGTCGGCGCCGGCGTCGGCGGCCCCGCACTCGGTATCAACGACGCCCTCCCCGACGACGCGCTCGTCGACTACCACGCGCTCGAACCGAGCGCGAACGCCGACGTCCTCGAGACCATGCTCGCCGAGACCGGCGACAACTTCCACACCACCGTCCACCGCGACCGCGCCGAAGCCGTCGACCCCACCGGAATCGACATCGACGGTTCAGCGGATAACCCATCCGAATTCGACCTCGTCCTGTTCGCGAACGTCCTGAACGAACTCGAGGACCCCGAATCCGTCCTCGAGACGTACGCGAACGCCGTCGCCGACGACGGTGCACTCGTCGCGCTCGCACCCGCCGACGAGAACACCGCCACCGGCCTCCGAACGGCCGAACGCGCCGTCGTCCAGACGACCGACGCGACCGTCTACTCGCCGACCGTCCGACTCTGGGCCGGCCAGGAGCCCACCGACCACGGGTGGACGTTCGACGTCAAACCCGACCTCGACGTCCCCGAGTTCCAGCGCCGACTCGACGACGCCACCCCCGAGTCCGACACCGAGCACACGCCCGGCGAGTTCGTGAACGTCGACGTCCAGTACGCCTACAGCATCCTCCGCCGCGACGGCGCACGTCGCCTCGACGTCACCGCAAGCTCCTCGAAGTACGCGCGCATGGCCGACACCGAATCGCACGTCCCCAACCGGATCAAAGCGATCGCCGTCAAGCTCTCGCACGACCTGACCGACCGGGACGACGCCAACCCACTCTACAAGGTCGGGGACGGCAGCCAGGGAACCGACCACTACGCCGTCCTCACGAACGAAACCGCACTCAACGACGCCCTCGCGTACGCCGACTACGGCGACCTCCTCACGTTCGACGGCGTACTCGCCCTCTGGAACGACGACGAGCAAGCGTACAACCTCGTCGTCGACGAACAGACCACCGTCGACCACGCACCCGCACCACTGTAG